The nucleotide window GAGAACCTGTATGACGCTTCCTTTGTAGCCGAGCGGACTGTCGGTTTTGAAGAGCTGAAGGCCGGAGTCGCTTCCTACACCCCCGAATGGGCGGCCCAAATAACCGGGATCGACGCAGCGACCATCGCCCGCATCGCCCGGGAGCTGGCGGCGGCCAAGCCGGCGGCTGCCGTAGATCCCGGCTGGCATGCCGTTACCGGATCCCAGTACTACAACAGTGTCCAAACGGCCCGGGCCGTAGCCGCCCTGAACGCCCTTCTGGGTAACCTCGGCGCCAAAGGCGGCCTGAGCTTTCCTCCTACCATTAAATTCGGGGATCCCGGACCCCTTATGGGCCCCAAGCCCCCTGCGGCGGTGGCGCCGCGCTGGGACGGGGCCGGCGGTGAAAAGTGGCCTTTAAATAAAGCCCACGGCATAATTCAGATATTCCCCGAAAGGGTCAAGGAGGATAAACCCTATCCCGTTAAGGCAGTCGTCATCCAGCATCTCAACCCGGTACGCTCCAGCACCAACTCGGCGGCCTTTATTGAAGCCTTGAAGCAGTTAGAGCTGGTGGTCGCCATCGACATCCAGATGAATGATACGGCCTATTATGCCCATTATGTGCTCCCCGAAGCCACTTACCTGGAGCGCTATGACCCCTTGATGACGGCGGGCAACAAGGTGATTTTGCGCCAGCCGGCGGTGCAGCCCCTCTTTGATACTAAGGGAGCGGAGGAGATTATCGGTGGTATAGCCAAGGCGGCCGGTTTAGGGGAGTACTTCAACTTTACCCTCGAACAGTACAACGACGCCATGCTGGCTCCCCTGGGATTGACCCAGGCGGAACTTGCCCGTACCGGTGTGGCCGAAGTAGCAGCCCAGCCGCCCGATTACACCAAACTCAAGACGCCGTCGGGCAAAATCGAGCTGGCTTGTCAGGCCTTTGTCAAGGCCGGCAGCACCTTAACGCCGGCGTGGGAACCGCCTTTGGTGGAGCCGAAGGAAAATGAATTTCGTTTCATCCAGGGCCATGTGCCCATGCACACCCATACCACTACCGACAACAATGCCTACCTCCATGCCCTCATGCCGGAGAATGAACTCTGGATTAACCCGGCCCGGGCCGCCAAGCTGGGCATTAAAACCGGGGATGTTGTGGAAGTAACCTCCAAGGTAGGCAGCGTCAAGGTAAAGGCCCGGGTCACCGAGTGTATTCACCCCGAGGCCGTGTTCCTGGCCCACGGCTTTGGCTGCGGTGTCCCGTTGAGGAAACTGGCCTATAACAGTGGGGCCAACGGCGGCGCTTTAATCCCCATTATCACGGCACCGGTTTCCGGGGCGGCGGCCCAGTGTGAAACCCTGGTGACGGTGCGGAAGGCAGGGTGAGTGTAGATGGCTAAATACGGAATGCTGATCGATCTGACGCGCTGCGTAGGCTGCCACGGCTGCACCGTGGCCTGCCAGACCAAATGGGATTTGCTGCCTGCAGTACAGTTTACCAGGGTGCATCGTTACGAAGTTGGGACCTTTCCCAAGGTAAAAGGCGGGGTGATAACCACCCAGTGCATGCACTGCGACGATCCCCCTTGTGCCCGAGTTTGTCCTACGGGAGCCACCTATAAACGCGCCGATGGTATAGTGGTAGTCGACGAGCAAAAATGTATAGGCTGCCGTTACTGCCAGCAGGCCTGCCCGTATGACGCCCGCAGCTTTAATCCCGAGGACCAAATAGTGCAAAAATGCTATTTCTGCTACGATTTTATCGAAAAAGGCGAGCAGCCGGCCTGTGTGGCGACCTGTATGGCCGCGGCCAGGATCTTCGGCGATTTAGAGGATAAAGGAAGTGAAATATCCAAAGCCATAGCCTCGAAAAAAGCCGTGCAGATTAAAGGCACTTCCATATACTACGTCCCACCGCGTAATTTGGATCCCTCCTTCTTGCCGGCTAATTTCCAAGAGCCGGGAGCCGTGCGTGTCTGGCAGGACATCGTTCATCCCGGGGGCAAGACCGTAATGGGTTTGGCGGCCGGCGCCGTTATCGCCGGTTTGGTCATCAACAATATCAAAGGAGGCGGCAAGAATGACTGAGGAAAAGGTGGAACGTTTTAATCTATTTGAGCGTTTGGGTCACTGGAGTCATGGCATTACCTTCGTGGTCCTGCTCCTCACCGGGCTGGCCCTGGTCTTCCGCGGCTATGCCGGCCTGCTGGGACCGGGCGGGTTGCGCCTCTTTCGCGGCATCCATCACGCCATGGCCTATCCCTTTACCTTCCTAACGGTAATCATTCTTCTGTTGGGCACGCCGCGGACGTTTTTGCAGTGGCTGCGCGAATGTTTTACATGGGGACGGGATGATTTCCGATTTATCTTCGCCTTTCCCCGGGAGTTTTTCGGCCTTAAAGCGGAACTACCAGAGCAGGGCAAGTTCAACGCCGGCGAAAAACTCAATTCCCTCCTTACCATTTTCGGTTCTATCTTGATGGCCGCCACCGGCTGGATCCTGCTCCTCAGGGACAGTTTTTCACCGGCCGTGGTCTCCTGGGCCCTGCCCCTGCATTCGGCCGGAGCGCTGCTTATGGGCGGCGTTCTCCTGGGCCATGTTTACCTGGCCTTGGGTCACCCCAATTCCCGCGAGTCGATAAACGGTATGCTGTCCGGTAAAGTATCCGCCAAATTTGCCCGCGAGCATCACGGACGCTGGTACCGCGAGTTGAAGGCCGGAGAGAGACAAGAGAAACAGGCAAAAATAGCTTAAAAATAGCTTAAATATGTTGCCCTGGAGCAATTCCAGGGCAATAATATTGTCTGAAGAAGGAAATTCTTAGGCCAGTGGCGAAAATACTAGGGACCTATATAATACGAACCCTTCTTCAGGGGAGAACCAAATGGAAAGCAGCACGCGAAAGGGCGTCAGCGCCGTTATCCCGGCCTACAACGAGGCGGCCACCGTAGGCAAAGTCATCGAAACTTTGAAACAGGTGACCGACATTACCGAGATTATCGTGGTGAGCGACGGCTCCATTGACGCAACGGCGGGGGTGGCCCGCCGCCACGGCGCCCGGGTTATCGAGCTGGCGACCAACGGTGGTAAAGGGGCGGCCATGGCCGTCGGCGCCCGGGCGGCCCGGGAGGACATCCTCCTTTTCCTGGATGCCGACCTGGAAGGCTTGACGGCGGCCCACGTAGAAGCCTTAATCGCGCCTTTGCTGGACGGAAGCGCCGATATGACGGTGGGCATCTTCAGCCGGGGCAGGTCCCTCACCGACCTGGCCCAGGTGGTGGCTCCCCACCTTTCCGGGCAGCGGGCCATACGTAAAGAGCTTTTTCTAACGGTAGGCGCGGAAAAAAGCCGCTTTGAGATCGAAGTGCTTTTGACCGGCGAAGCTCGGGCCAGGGGATGGCGGGTGAAGAAAGTCCCCTTAGTTAACATGACTCACGTAATGAAAGAAGAAAAGCGGGGCCTGTGGCGCGGCCTTGTCGCCCGCTTGGGCATGTACAAGGATATACTCGTCTACCTCCTCCGGTTGACGGGCAGAAAAATTAAGACCCGTCCGGCGCTGCTCATTATTTTGACAATCCTGCTCGGCATGGCCTTGAACTACCACTTCCTGACCGTGCGGGCTACGGCAGCCGAAGCGCGCATGTTGCCTGCCCTGGAGCTCCAGGACAATGCCAAGCGCCTGCTTGTCATATCCCCCCATCCCGACGACGAAACCCTCGGGGCAGGCGGCCTTATAGCCCAGGCTAGGGAGCGGGGCGATGCCGTCAAGGTTGTTTTTATGACCAATGGGGACGGCTTCCGGCGGGGCGTGGAGAAATACAACGGTTTTTTGCCGGCGGGGCCTGCCGATTTTTTGCAGTACGGCTTCCTGCGGCAGAAGGAAGCTTTAAACGCCCTAGCAATCCTGGGCGTTAAAGGCGAAGACGTCATATTTTTAGGTTATCCCGACGGCGGTCTCGCCTCCCTGTGGCTGAACTTCTGGGACGGCGACAGGCCGTATACGTCGCCCTGTACCCGCCAGGCGAGGGTGGCCTATAAACTAGCCTTTGCCCCCGGGGAGCCATACACCGCCGCGTCCCTTTTGGATAACCTGGTGACCATCTTAAAAGAATACCGGCCTACCGCTATATACGTAACCGATACCGGCGACAGCCATTCGGACCATTGGGCGACGGGTGCCTTTACCCTGGCCGCCGTGGGAAGGGTGGAAGGGGAAGATCCTTCTTTTCGGCCGGAAGTGTATACCTTTATCATCCACAGCGGTTCCTGGCAGATGTTCCCCGTAATGGAACGTAAAGATAAACCCTTACTGCCCCCGCGCTATTTCTTTGCCGGGAATATGACCTGGTATAAATTACCCCTGGCGTCCGGGGATTTGGAGCGTAAAAAAAAGGCCATTGCCGCTTATAAATCCCAGGCCCTGGTTATACCGACCTTTATGGCCAACTTCGAACGGCCCAATGAGGTTTTTGCCCGGGTGGAAAATCGAGAGGTTTCCCATGCCCACGGCGGCGTTACCTGGTCCGAAGCGGCCCGGATAGCCACCGACCCCGCCGGGGATCAATTGGTCCGTAAACTCGAACAGGGAGGCGATTTAAAGGCGGTTTACCTTTTGCAGGACGGCAGCACCCTTCGCCTGCGCCTGGACACATGGGGTCGGCCCGGTTTCCCGGTGAGGTACACCATCAGTCTTTATATGATAAATGCCGAAGGCCCCCTGCGGCGTTTTGTGCTGCAGGTACCTGCGGGCGGCAAGAAGGCTATGTGGCTGGTCCGGCCCCAGGAGTACGACCCTGTCGATGTTGCCGTTACCTACCGGGAGAACGGCATTGAGCTCACCCTGCCGGCTTTACTCCCGCCGGGGGAGCATTTCTTGATGCTTGAAGCCGCCACTTCCGTGGGTAAAATTCCCCTCGACCGTATTCCCTGGCGTCTTTTACACGTGAACGGGGGCGCCGCATAGATGGCCGCCCTCCTCTTTGGTCTGGAAGAAGAAGTTTTCATCACCGAGCCGGAGCGGCCGACCCTGCAGTCCCTGTATTACCTGTCCCGGCTCCTCTGGCAGGACCCGGCCGATTATTATACCCACACTGCCTGCAATTTTACCCGGGGCAAGGACCTGCGTTTCGGCCTGATGAGCGGTATAGAGATTTCCACCGGCACCTTTAGAAACATACCCGACCTTTTAGCCGACTTGCGCCGCCGCCGCCGGGAACTGGCGGGCGTTTGTCCGGGTCTCATCGTTCCGGTGGGGCACCTTTTTGACCGGGAGGAGCCCACCAACGTTAGCGGCATGCATGTTCATATAAGCGGTTTTCCCGACCGCGAGCGGGCCTACCGCAACCTCGTCTATTTTTTACCCCTTCTGGCCCTGTTGAGTGTTAATTCGCCCATTGCCGGCAACCGCTTTTACGGTTGTTCTTATCGCTGGGCCGAGGCTTTTGCCATCGGGCCCCTGCGGGAAGACAGGCGCTACCGCTTCCAGGATTTAATCGAATCTAAACGCTTGGGTACCCTGGAAATACGCGTCTTCGACCCGGTATGGGATTTAGACCGCATTCGGATTCTACTGGAATGCATTCAGGCCATATTACTTGTCGACGCTGATTATCCCGGTGATATAGAGGTTTATAACCGTCTGCGCTTAAAAGCGGCCAAGGAGGGATATGTTGAGGAACTGCGCCCGATTTACCGCGAATTAACCCGGCTGCTTCCCCTGCCGGAAGACCTCTTTCGTCATCCTCCGGCCGAAGCCGTCAAGGACCTCTGGCTGCGGCAGGGAACCCTGGCCGTGTATTCTGCCCTGGACAACGGCTACCGTAACGGTCTTTTTGTTCCCCGTCCGGTGAAGCCGTATAAAGTGAGATGGCCGCTCATGATCGCCGGTTTTTGCGGTTATTACCTTCCCAAAATGCCGTATAATTTAAAGAAAGTGTGGTCGGAATGGTAACTTTGGGAAAAATCCTGGTGGTCATCGTTCTTGCCGTTGGGGTGCTTTTCTGGTACCTGCGCCACGTATGGTTTTATCGCGATCCGTTACGCATAGCGCCTGCAGGAGAAGGGCTTATTCTTGCCCCGGCCGACGGCCAAGTGGTCTACGTCAAACCCTTTGCCGACGGCCGGGTGGTCGCGGAAAAACTGGGACGCCCCATTCCCATTACGGAAATAATGAAAGCGCCGGGGTTTGGTGAAGAGGGCTGGATCGTGGGCATTTACATGTCGCCCCTGGACGTTCATTTCAATTATGCCCCCATCGATGCCCGGGTGGAGGGCATGGTCCATACCCCGGCGAAGATAAATTTACCTATGGTAGATCTATGGGAATATATTCGTTTGACCTATCTTCGCCGGGCAGTTGATTTATTTGCCCATCGCTACCGGCTGGTCAATGAAAGGATGACCATTTTTCTCGAGAACAGCGACGTTAAAATTGCCCTAGTGGAGATAGCCGACAAGTTTGTCAACAAGATCCGGTGTTTCATCACTCCCGGCCAGGTCGTTTCCCGGGGGCAGAAGGTGTCCTTTATAGAGCGGGGGTCCCAGGTAGACCTGATAATTTTTACAAGGGACGTGGAGATCACCGTGCGGGTCGGTCAACAGGTTTACGGCGCCCGGACGGTGGTGGCGCGTTATCGGGGAGCGGGCGGGGCGGGGCAGTGAACGCTTTGCATGTTTACATAGCCCTTTTCGGTTTGCTCCTCGTCGAGGGTATGGGCGTTCCGGGGGTCCCCTTTGAGCCCGTCTTCCTGGCCGCCGGTTATCTAATCGACCGCGGCGAAATGAATTTCTGGGCGGCGGTTGCTGTCGGCAGCCTTGGCAATCTCCTGGGCAACCTGCTGGGCTACTGGCTGGGGGCCAGGCCCGGGCGGGGCCTGATGACACGCCTTTTTCGCCGCGGCTGGAAAGAGGAAGGCCTGGCCTTGACGCGGGAGTGGCTGAGCCGTTACGGCGCGGCGGTTATAATTTTAGCTCGCTGGTTCGGGCCCATCAGGACGCCCACTATTTTGACGGCAGGAGTTGTAGGGATGAATCTGGGCCCCTATGCCCTTTATTCGGCCCTGGGCGCCTTCACCTGGACCCTGGCCTGGCAATACGCCAATTGGAAGGGAGCCCATTTCATCTTTAGATGGTGGCACCTTTACCGCCGTTATGCCACCTGGTGGCTGGATGCCCTTCTCATCTTGGTGGCATTGACGGTCACCGTCGCTTCGCTGTATTATTGCTGGCGCCGTTCATGGAAATAAATGGTATAAAATTACTTTGACAAGTATAAGGATATATGTTAAAATTATTTAACAACAGAATACGTAAACGCTGAATCCCTTGATCGAGGGAACGGGGGAACCAATTCTTTGGGGTGAATCCCCGCCTCCGGTTTAAAACCAACCGGGTGCGGGGTAGGGTTAGCTTTCGACCCGAACCCGTCAGCTAACTTCGTAAGCGTGGAAAGTGAAAGAGGTAATGTACCCCTTTAATTTTCGTGCGCCCAAAACCCCGGTTCAACCGGGGTTTTATTTTGTGAAAGGAGGTAAACATTATGAGTATTTACCCCAGCAAAGGGAGGCTGATGAGTAGAGAGACCAAGAGGGAAATTGCTCTTCAGAGGGCGGCCGAGTTGAAGGCCAGGATTGTAGATTACCTGGACGCCAGGGCTTCCATCCCCAGCGGTTTCGAAGCGGCTGATGAAATTGAGGCCAACCGTCGGCGGATAATGGCATATTTCGGCGCTACGGAAGACGACTGGCAGGACTGGCGCTGGCAGTTAAAGAACCGGGTTACCTCGGTGGCCGTCCTGGAGGAATTAATCCCCCTTACTGCAGCAGAGAAAGAAGCTATTTTGCGCGTCGAACGTACCTATCGCTGGGCCGTGTCGCCCTATTACCTGTCCTTAATGGGAAATGATCCCGAATGTCCCATTCGCCGCCAGGCTCTGCCGGGCGCGGCCGAGCTGGAGGATGAGGTAGGAGTTCTCGATCCCATGGACGAAGAGTTGACCTCACCGGCGCCGGCTATAACCCGTCGTTACCCCGACCGGCTGATCATCAACGTCACCAACCAGTGCGCCATGTACTGCCGTCACTGTCAGCGCCGGCGTAACATCGGGGAGGTAGACCGCAGCCGCAGCCGCCGCGAGCTGGAACAGGCTATTGAATACATTCGCCGGAATGAAGAGATACGCGACGTCCTCATCACCGGCGGCGATGCCTTGATGTTGAGCGATGCTACCTTAGACTGGCTGTTAACGGAGCTGGACAACATTCCCCATGTGGAAATAAAGCGTTTAGGCACCCGGGTACCGGTCACCTTGCCCCAGCGTATCACGCCGGAATTATGCCGGATACTGGCCAAGCACCCGCCTATCTACCTCAATACCCAGTTTAACCATCCCCGGGAGGTTACGCCGGCGGCGAAGGCTGCCTGCGACCGCTTGGTGCAGGCCGGGGTGGTCCTTGGGAACCAGGCGGTGCTGTTAAATGGCATCAACAACCATCCCTTTATAATGAAAAAACTCAATCAGGAACTGTTGAAGATCCGAGTACGGCCCTATTATATCTTCCACGCCAAACCGGTCAAAGGCACGACCCATTTTATCACTACCATTGAAGAAGGCGTGGAGATAATGGAGCATTTGCGCGGCTATACTTCCGGTCTGGCCGTACCTACCTATATAATCAATGCCCCCCATGGGCTGGGCAAGACGCCCATTTTACCCCAGTACGTTTTGGCCCGTAATGAAGATCATGTCGTGCTGCGGACGTGGGAAAAACGCACCATCCTCTATCCCAATTTGGGCCGCAGGAATAAGCGAGCAGGAGCATAGTAAAAAAGAGGCGCCGGTACTCGACCCGGCGCTTTGCAATTTTATTGGTGGGGTTCGGTAACGTTGTAGGCCTCTTTTAAAATAACGATGTCGACGCGGCGGTTGCGGGCCATATTGGCTTCCCCGTCGTTGGGGGCTACCGGGCGGTACTCGCCGTAGCCCGTCGCTGAAAGGCGTTCGGGGTTAATGCCGGCGTCGTTTATCAGCACTTTAACGACGCTGATGGCCCGGGCCGTCGACAGCTCCCAGTTGGAAGGATAGAGGTTGGTATGAATGGGCAGATTGTCGGTGTGGCCCTCGATCCGCAGGTAATTGGGCAAGCCGGCCAGGGCCCTGCCAATTTGGCGGAGCAGAGCGCGGGCCTCGGGGGTTAATTCGGCGGAGCCCCGGGGAAAGAGGATGGTATCATACATGCTGACAACCAGGCCCCGTTCCTGGTTGGTCAGGGTAATCTGATCCTGGAGGCCTTCCTGGGTTATGTATCGTTCCAGATTAGCCTTTACCCCGGCTAGTTCCGTTAATTCTTCGTTATTTTCTAGTCCAGTGCCGCTGTCCATGGCCGGCTCCGTACCGGCAACAAGGGACGGCAGGCCGCCTTCGGGAAAAATTCCAGACGCCGGCGCGCCGAGGAAGGCCTGGGCCAGGGAACTGGCCAGGGCGGCCATTTTCTGGGCGTTGAGGCTGCTGATGGAGTACATGACCACAAAAAAAATCATTAAAAGGGTTATGAGATCGGAATAAGTCAAAAGCCAACGTTCTTTATTGTCGTGTTTAACCTTTTCGCCGCCGCGCCTGGCCACCGGTCCCTTCCTCCTTTCCGCCGCTCCTTCCTAGGATTTTTTTCTGTACCTCCGGTGAAAGGAAGGCGAGAAGGGTGCTGCGGATGAGGGTGGGGTTGCGGCCGGCCTGCAGGGCCAGCACCCCTTCCAGGACCATTTCCTGGTAAATCCGCTCTTTACCGGCCTTGTTTTTGAGTTTGGCGGCCAGGGGCAGCCATAAAAGGTTGGCGGAAGAAACGCCGTAGAGGGTGGCGATAAAGGCCATAGCTATGGAAGGCCCCAGTTTATCCGGCGAGCTGATATTACTTAGGACGTGAACTAGACCCATGACGGTGCCGATGATTCCCATGGTGGGCGCATAGCCGCCGGCGGCTTCAAAGATGCTGATGCCGGTGGCGTGGCGTTCTTCGGTGGCGTAAATATACTGTTCTAACACATTGCGAGTCTGTTCGGGATCGGTGCCGTCCACCACCAGCTGCAGGGCGGTACGCAGAAAGGAGTCGTCGATGGTTTCCAGCTCCTTTTCCAGGCGGACAAAGCCTTCCCTGCGGGCTAAAACGGCATAATTGACGATGGTATCGATAGCCTTGGGCAGATCAAAGGGCTTTTCCTTCAGGGCAATTTTTAGCAGACGGGGGACGTTCATAATCTCGTCGCGGCTGAAACCGATCATAGTGGCGCCGATGGTGCCCCCGAAAACGATCATGGCCGCCGTAACGGCCAGAAGGGCGCCGGGCTCGCCGCCTTCAAGGATAAAAGCGGCGATTAAGGAGCCGAAGCCGATAATCAATCCCAGGATGACGTTCAGATCCAAACTGCTATACCACCTTTCTCCATATCCGTCCATAGTTTCCCAGGTTAACTAGCATAATTCGGCAAAAAACGAGAAACTCCTTGTTTATTGACCGTCAAATTTTCCTGTGGTAGGATTAAGATTGGATTAAGTGTAAACCAATATAATTGTCAGGAAGGAAGATAAAGATTGAATGATTTGTTAATCAGGCGCGCCCGGCTTATGGATGAGCCGGGAACCGTCGATGTGGCCATCAAGGACGGCTACATCGTTGCCGCCGGGGGAGGAGTGGCCGGGTCCGCCCGGCAGATGATTGATGCGGCAGGCAGGCTTTTGATACCTGCCTTTGTCGATGCCCACACCCACCTGGATAAGGCCTTGACGGCCTCGCGAGAAGGCGTCGCTTCCCTGGCGGAAGCCATTGAAGACTTCCAGCGGCGCAGCCGGAAGATGGAAAAAAACGATTTTCTTGACCGCGGCCGTCGGGTGTTGAAGATGGCCTTGAGCCACGGCACAACCGCCATGCGCGCCCACATCACGGTAAGCGAAGCCCTGGGCCTCAGAGGGATAGAAGCGGCTTTAGAGCTTAAAAGAGAGTTTGCCGGCAAGGTCGAACTCCAGGTGTTCGCCATGGCCGGGGAGGGGGAGCCGGTACCGGCTTCGCCTTTGCAGGAACTTTTGGAAGAGGCCCTGCGCCTCGGCGCCGACGGTCTGGGGGGCGCTCCCTACCTTTCGGAGGGCATGCGTGAGTGGGTGGATTACATCTTTGCCCTGGCCGGGAAGTATAACGTCCCCATCGATCTCCACGTTGACGAAACCGATGCCCCAACGGTGGCATCCCTGGAATATATAGCGGCCAAAACCGTCCAGACGGGGTACCAGGGGCGGGTGGTGGCTTCCCACTGCTGCGGTCTGGCGGCCGTGGACGACGCCAGGGCCGCTCAAGCCATCGCCGCCGTAAAGGATGCGGGCATCAGCGTCATTACTTTACCTTCCTGCGAGCTCTACCTGATGGGTCGCCAGGACAGGGGTCTGGTACGGCGCGGCGTCACCAGGGTCGGGGAGCTGCAGGCGGCGGGGGTGAACGTCGCCTACGCTTCCGGCAACATTCGCGACGCCTTCCGTCCCTTTGGCAATGCCGATATGCTGGAAGAAGCACTGATCACCGCCCAGGTGTTGCAGATGGGTACGCCCCTTGAATTGAAAAAGGTTCTGGAAATGGGCACCTACAATGCCGCCGCCGCCATTGGTCTTAATGATTACGGGATTAAAGCAGGTGGCCGCGCGGACCTGGTCCTGTTGGATGCAAGCAGTCCGGCGGAAGCCATCATCGGGCAGGTGGAGAAGGTTTGTGTCATCAAGGGCGGCCGGGTGGCCGCGCGTAACGACAAAAAAAGCGATATAATTATTTAATTCGCCGGTTGCCTTAAAAAACGGTACGGATTATACTAGTTGTGAGCCAATTATTAACAATGGAGGAATAAACTTGTTAGTAGATCTTAATCCCATCGCCTTCCAGATAGGTCCCATAGCAGTGCGCTGGTACGGCATCTTCATGGCCCTTTCCTTCCTGGTAGGCTCCTGGTACCTTTACCGGGAGGGGATGCGGCGGGGGCTGGATGAAGATTTTCTCCTCAATTTGGCCATAATTATCATCGTCTGCGGCGTCGTCGGCGCGCGTTTGATGTTCGTCCTGGCTAATTACCCCTCATGGTTTGTAACCGACCGCCTGCAAATACTGAAAATATATGAAGGAGGCCTCTCCTGGCACGGCGGTCTTCTGGGCGGCTTTTTAGGTGGATGGCTTTACGCCCGCTTTAAAAGGGTCGACGCCAACCTGCTGGCGGATCTGGTGGTCCCCGGGCTGTCCTTCGGCTATTTTCTGGTACGCATTGCCAACATCTTTAACCAGGAGGTTTTAGGGCGGCCCACCGATTTTTGGTTCGGACGCTGGCCGGCCCAGGTCATCGGCTCGGCCATAGGCCTGCTTCTTCTAGCCCGCTATTTTTATGTCCAGAGTAAAAATCCTCCGCCCGGCTACCAGTTCTGGTCTTTCATTTTCTATCATCAGATACTGCGAGCCGTGGTTGAAGAAACGGTGCGGGACAATCCTCTGGATGTTTGGGGATATATCGTTCCCCACTGGGGCCTGGGTTTCTTTACCCTCACCCAGATTACCACACCTCCCATACTACTTTTAGCCTACTACTTCATGCGGCGTTCCCGACTGGCGGCGCGGGTGAGGTATCGCCGATAAGGACTTTAAAATTTTAAACAAGATATAACGCAGACTTTATTTGTCTTTAATCTGGGAGGGTTACAATAAAAATTGCCAAGAACAAATTACCAGGGAGGTAATGAATATGCGGCAAAAACTGGTAACCCTCCTCAAAGATTGCCTGTATGTGCTGGAAAAGGTGGTAGACGCCCCGTATGAGCTGCGGCAGATGCAGGAGCAGGTAGAACGAAAGATCGCCGAGATAAGGAAAGAGCAGCAAAGCGGGGGTAAAAAAGTTGCATAAAAAAACATAACGGCGGGGTCCGGCTTCAGAATGGGGACCCCGCCTTTCATTTTACCGGCCCCTCTTGAGCAGCATATCAATGAGGTCGGGAGCATGCTGTCGTCACCGTTGCCCCAGCCCAGGGCGGTATTACTTTTGGCACGGGCCATAAATCCGGCTTTCAACTTCCTGGCCAGGACCAGGAGCAAGGTGGGCGTAACCGGCATGCAGCTTAATTTTTACTTCCCGGCATCTACGGTTTAGTAATTGTTGGGCCTTCTCGCGAAAAGCCTGCGTTTTTTCAAAAAGCTCGCGTGTCGAAGGGTTTTTATCTTCAGGTAGCGAGAAACCCTGACCCTGGTAGGGGACGATGGTTCGATTATAGCGGCCACAGACAGAAATGATGGGGCCAGCCTGGCGGGTAGAGAAGAGGTAGAGCGGGCGTTAAAGGGGGAAACGGTTATCAAGGAAACGACCCCTGATGGGACAACTTTTCTTACTATAGCCGTACCCGTTAACCCTGACGGCGTGAAGATAAAGGGTGTACTTCTGGGCGACTTTGC belongs to Moorella humiferrea and includes:
- a CDS encoding molybdopterin-dependent oxidoreductase; its protein translation is MLEQKISRRTFIKGSLVAGAVAAFGGSLVPLKGAEAAEAPEASATKVVPTICEMCGVKCGVLAHVKDGRVWRLTGNPKDPQSGGRLCARGNAGTKTLYDPDRLKGPLKRVGDGKFEPISWEQAFKEIGEKLIELKGRYGPQTLVWLAHPELISPLEKHFMAAFGSPNYTGHGPTCYSSRNVAFEQMYGGVPGVDYRNIKYYIAFGRNLTGGIKNPDIQKIVAAKAEGAHLVAVDPRFNDFAYFADEWLPIRPGTDLAMILAMINVIIRENLYDASFVAERTVGFEELKAGVASYTPEWAAQITGIDAATIARIARELAAAKPAAAVDPGWHAVTGSQYYNSVQTARAVAALNALLGNLGAKGGLSFPPTIKFGDPGPLMGPKPPAAVAPRWDGAGGEKWPLNKAHGIIQIFPERVKEDKPYPVKAVVIQHLNPVRSSTNSAAFIEALKQLELVVAIDIQMNDTAYYAHYVLPEATYLERYDPLMTAGNKVILRQPAVQPLFDTKGAEEIIGGIAKAAGLGEYFNFTLEQYNDAMLAPLGLTQAELARTGVAEVAAQPPDYTKLKTPSGKIELACQAFVKAGSTLTPAWEPPLVEPKENEFRFIQGHVPMHTHTTTDNNAYLHALMPENELWINPARAAKLGIKTGDVVEVTSKVGSVKVKARVTECIHPEAVFLAHGFGCGVPLRKLAYNSGANGGALIPIITAPVSGAAAQCETLVTVRKAG
- a CDS encoding 4Fe-4S dicluster domain-containing protein, translating into MAKYGMLIDLTRCVGCHGCTVACQTKWDLLPAVQFTRVHRYEVGTFPKVKGGVITTQCMHCDDPPCARVCPTGATYKRADGIVVVDEQKCIGCRYCQQACPYDARSFNPEDQIVQKCYFCYDFIEKGEQPACVATCMAAARIFGDLEDKGSEISKAIASKKAVQIKGTSIYYVPPRNLDPSFLPANFQEPGAVRVWQDIVHPGGKTVMGLAAGAVIAGLVINNIKGGGKND
- a CDS encoding formate dehydrogenase subunit gamma; amino-acid sequence: MTEEKVERFNLFERLGHWSHGITFVVLLLTGLALVFRGYAGLLGPGGLRLFRGIHHAMAYPFTFLTVIILLLGTPRTFLQWLRECFTWGRDDFRFIFAFPREFFGLKAELPEQGKFNAGEKLNSLLTIFGSILMAATGWILLLRDSFSPAVVSWALPLHSAGALLMGGVLLGHVYLALGHPNSRESINGMLSGKVSAKFAREHHGRWYRELKAGERQEKQAKIA
- a CDS encoding PIG-L family deacetylase; amino-acid sequence: MESSTRKGVSAVIPAYNEAATVGKVIETLKQVTDITEIIVVSDGSIDATAGVARRHGARVIELATNGGKGAAMAVGARAAREDILLFLDADLEGLTAAHVEALIAPLLDGSADMTVGIFSRGRSLTDLAQVVAPHLSGQRAIRKELFLTVGAEKSRFEIEVLLTGEARARGWRVKKVPLVNMTHVMKEEKRGLWRGLVARLGMYKDILVYLLRLTGRKIKTRPALLIILTILLGMALNYHFLTVRATAAEARMLPALELQDNAKRLLVISPHPDDETLGAGGLIAQARERGDAVKVVFMTNGDGFRRGVEKYNGFLPAGPADFLQYGFLRQKEALNALAILGVKGEDVIFLGYPDGGLASLWLNFWDGDRPYTSPCTRQARVAYKLAFAPGEPYTAASLLDNLVTILKEYRPTAIYVTDTGDSHSDHWATGAFTLAAVGRVEGEDPSFRPEVYTFIIHSGSWQMFPVMERKDKPLLPPRYFFAGNMTWYKLPLASGDLERKKKAIAAYKSQALVIPTFMANFERPNEVFARVENREVSHAHGGVTWSEAARIATDPAGDQLVRKLEQGGDLKAVYLLQDGSTLRLRLDTWGRPGFPVRYTISLYMINAEGPLRRFVLQVPAGGKKAMWLVRPQEYDPVDVAVTYRENGIELTLPALLPPGEHFLMLEAATSVGKIPLDRIPWRLLHVNGGAA
- a CDS encoding phosphatidylserine decarboxylase encodes the protein MVTLGKILVVIVLAVGVLFWYLRHVWFYRDPLRIAPAGEGLILAPADGQVVYVKPFADGRVVAEKLGRPIPITEIMKAPGFGEEGWIVGIYMSPLDVHFNYAPIDARVEGMVHTPAKINLPMVDLWEYIRLTYLRRAVDLFAHRYRLVNERMTIFLENSDVKIALVEIADKFVNKIRCFITPGQVVSRGQKVSFIERGSQVDLIIFTRDVEITVRVGQQVYGARTVVARYRGAGGAGQ
- a CDS encoding DedA family protein, producing MNALHVYIALFGLLLVEGMGVPGVPFEPVFLAAGYLIDRGEMNFWAAVAVGSLGNLLGNLLGYWLGARPGRGLMTRLFRRGWKEEGLALTREWLSRYGAAVIILARWFGPIRTPTILTAGVVGMNLGPYALYSALGAFTWTLAWQYANWKGAHFIFRWWHLYRRYATWWLDALLILVALTVTVASLYYCWRRSWK